In the genome of Leptolyngbya sp. FACHB-261, one region contains:
- a CDS encoding GNAT family N-acetyltransferase, translating into MGFWKSLFSGSDPLVNPASAADYSEGLQASGRAGSEQSNIFFSTERDIDLYELEELCDAVGWSRRPIRKVRKAIQHSFLVVSMWERRGNYKRLIGFSRATSDHAFNATIWDVVVHPDFQGRGLGKALMQQVIRHLRNEDISNITLFADPHVVDFYNQLGFVADPEGIKGMFWYPS; encoded by the coding sequence ATGGGTTTCTGGAAAAGCTTGTTCAGCGGCTCTGACCCTTTGGTCAACCCAGCTTCCGCCGCGGACTACAGTGAGGGTCTACAGGCTTCTGGCAGGGCTGGGTCTGAGCAGAGCAACATCTTCTTCAGCACCGAGCGAGATATCGATCTCTACGAGCTAGAGGAGTTGTGTGATGCAGTCGGCTGGTCCCGTCGTCCGATTCGCAAAGTCCGTAAGGCCATCCAGCATAGCTTCCTCGTGGTGTCTATGTGGGAACGACGGGGCAACTACAAGCGTCTGATCGGCTTTTCGCGCGCTACTTCTGATCATGCCTTCAACGCCACAATCTGGGATGTGGTCGTCCATCCCGATTTTCAGGGGCGTGGCCTGGGTAAAGCGCTAATGCAGCAGGTTATCAGACACTTGCGCAATGAGGATATCAGCAACATCACGCTGTTCGCTGATCCGCACGTCGTCGATTTCTACAACCAACTGGGCTTTGTGGCAGACCCAGAGGGCATCAAGGGTATGTTCTGGTACCCGAGCTAG
- a CDS encoding IctB family putative bicarbonate transporter, with protein MALNWQKKPLDRLTLFGVSLNQLWSGSWMGKLTNLFSHLAGSLAAWRRGSALLQWGEPLAVALLSLSFGIAPYSSTTLIGLLLFGVAGFWALLVLSDSPESGLWTPTHRAVSAYWFVATAATVLSPVKAAAFSGWSKLTLYLLLFVLLARLLRQPRYRSWLVAVYLLTALIVSIYGLRQWFFGAEPLATWTDANSDLANTTRVYSYLRNPNLLASYLLPAVPLGLVAALNWQRWPARALALMIAGMSAACVVLTFSRGGWIGLLMSGTMLAVLLVQWWSPLFPGVWRKLALPGLLGALGVTVAGAILGVPTVRSRFLSIFVGRGDSSNNFRMNVWQSSLNIVRDHLVIGIGPGNEAFNQVYPLYQQPGYTALGTYCVPLEIAVETGVVGLGVYAWLVSTVLLGAFRSLKRLSRQRDREAFWLIGALAAIVGLMGHGLVDTVWYRPQVQMLWWLVIGLVVSFWQPETLSRPIVDAERDS; from the coding sequence ATGGCCCTCAACTGGCAAAAAAAACCCTTGGATCGGCTAACCCTTTTCGGGGTATCCCTGAACCAACTGTGGTCAGGCAGCTGGATGGGCAAGCTGACAAATCTCTTCAGCCATCTAGCGGGGTCGCTAGCAGCTTGGCGAAGAGGCAGTGCGCTGTTGCAGTGGGGGGAGCCACTCGCCGTGGCTCTGCTAAGCCTGTCATTTGGCATCGCGCCCTACAGTTCAACCACGCTGATTGGACTGTTGCTATTTGGAGTTGCTGGCTTCTGGGCTCTGCTGGTGCTTAGTGATAGCCCAGAGTCGGGGTTGTGGACGCCGACGCACCGAGCCGTGTCGGCTTACTGGTTTGTTGCCACTGCGGCGACAGTCCTCTCGCCAGTCAAAGCAGCGGCTTTTTCAGGCTGGTCGAAGCTGACGCTTTACCTGCTGCTATTTGTGCTGCTGGCGCGGCTATTGCGTCAGCCCCGCTATCGCTCCTGGTTGGTAGCGGTGTACCTGCTCACGGCCTTGATTGTGTCGATCTATGGGTTGCGGCAGTGGTTCTTTGGCGCTGAGCCCCTCGCCACCTGGACCGATGCCAATTCTGATCTGGCCAATACCACCCGGGTCTATAGCTATCTCAGAAACCCTAATCTGTTGGCTAGCTACCTGCTTCCCGCTGTGCCTTTGGGGCTGGTGGCAGCCCTCAACTGGCAGCGCTGGCCAGCCAGAGCCTTGGCCCTCATGATTGCAGGTATGAGCGCGGCCTGTGTCGTTCTTACCTTTAGCCGGGGCGGCTGGATCGGCTTGCTAATGTCGGGAACCATGCTAGCCGTTCTGCTGGTGCAGTGGTGGAGCCCTTTGTTTCCAGGCGTTTGGCGGAAGCTAGCCCTGCCGGGGCTATTAGGAGCGCTGGGCGTCACTGTCGCTGGTGCGATTTTAGGGGTTCCCACGGTGCGCTCCCGCTTCTTGAGCATCTTCGTTGGTCGAGGGGACAGCAGCAACAACTTCCGCATGAATGTTTGGCAGTCTTCGCTGAATATCGTCCGAGACCACCTAGTCATTGGGATTGGACCGGGCAACGAAGCCTTCAACCAGGTTTATCCTCTTTACCAGCAGCCCGGTTATACCGCTCTGGGCACCTACTGTGTGCCTCTGGAAATTGCAGTAGAAACAGGCGTTGTGGGGCTAGGCGTCTATGCCTGGCTAGTCAGCACTGTACTGCTTGGGGCCTTCCGCAGTCTTAAGCGGCTGAGTCGACAGCGCGACCGAGAAGCCTTCTGGCTGATTGGGGCTCTGGCTGCCATCGTTGGCTTAATGGGACACGGCCTGGTTGATACCGTCTGGTACCGCCCTCAGGTGCAAATGCTCTGGTGGTTAGTCATTGGTTTGGTGGTTAGCTTTTGGCAACCAGAGACCCTCTCCCGTCCCATCGTTGATGCCGAGAGAGATAGTTGA
- the uvrA gene encoding excinuclease ABC subunit UvrA, producing MPDHTHIRVQGARQHNLKDLDLEVPRDQLIVFTGVSGSGKSSLAFDTIFAEGQRRYVESLSAYARQFLGQLDKPEVDYIEGLSPAISIDQKSTSHNPRSTVGTVTEIYDYLRLLFGRAGEPHCPHCDRSIAPQTIDQMVDRVMELPDRSRFQILAPVVRGKKGTHKKLLSGLGAEGFVRVRVDGEVRELSDNIELDKNKAHNIEIVIDRLIRRDGLEERLTDSLTTCLRRSEGIAIIDLLNREDNQPATAQPMAAEAGGGYGKGELSLVADPDTTQELVFSENFACPVHGAVMEELSPRLFSFNSPYGACPACHGLGFLRTFSAELVIPDPSLPVYAAIAPWSDKDNTYYFSLLYSLGQTLHFDLQTPWEKLSAEQRHTILHGSEEKIFVDVDSRFREGKGYYKRYEGVLPMLQRQYDDTSSELHKAKLEQYLVNQACESCQGARLKPESLSVRVGQHRITELTAVSVDECLHRLNHLELAPRARQIADQVLREIRARLQFLLDVGLDYLTLERSAMSLSGGEAQRIRLATQIGSGLTGVLYVLDEPSIGLHQRDNARLLATLFKLKSLGNTLIVVEHDEDTIRAADYLVDIGPGAGVHGGRIVAQGNVDAIENCLESLTGAYLSGRSRIETPAERRPGNGRSLEIVDAHRNNLKNITVEIPLGKLVSITGVSGSGKSTLVNEILLPYLDHHLGRKIPKPTEVKQINGLKALDKVIVIDQSPIGRTPRSNAATYTGAFDAIRDTLTLTTEAKARGYKPGQFSFNVKGGRCEACGGQGVNVIEMNFLPDVYVQCEVCKGSRYNRETLQVKYKGKNIADILDMTIEEACDFFQNIPKAASKLETLVDVGLGYIRLGQSAPTLSGGEAQRVKLATELSRRATGKTLYLIDEPTTGLSFYDVHKLLDVLQRLVDRGNTVLVIEHNLDVIRCCDWLIDLGPEGGNRGGEVIAVGTPEQVAEVPQSYTGQYLKQVLKRYPPTQSPQ from the coding sequence ATGCCCGACCACACCCATATTCGTGTCCAGGGTGCCCGCCAGCATAACCTCAAAGATCTTGATCTGGAAGTCCCACGCGACCAGCTCATCGTGTTTACGGGTGTGTCAGGCTCCGGTAAGTCTTCGCTAGCCTTCGATACGATTTTCGCAGAGGGACAGCGACGCTATGTTGAGTCGCTGAGCGCCTACGCCCGTCAGTTTTTGGGCCAGCTCGACAAACCCGAGGTTGACTACATCGAGGGGCTATCGCCCGCTATTTCCATTGACCAAAAATCTACCTCCCACAACCCCCGCTCCACAGTCGGCACGGTCACTGAGATCTATGACTATCTACGCCTGCTGTTTGGACGGGCAGGAGAACCGCATTGTCCGCATTGTGACCGCTCGATTGCGCCGCAAACCATTGACCAGATGGTAGATCGGGTTATGGAGTTGCCAGATCGCAGCCGATTCCAGATTCTGGCTCCCGTGGTGCGAGGCAAAAAAGGTACTCACAAGAAGTTGCTCTCAGGCTTAGGGGCAGAAGGGTTTGTGCGCGTGCGCGTCGATGGTGAAGTCCGCGAACTGAGCGACAACATCGAGCTTGACAAAAACAAAGCCCACAATATCGAGATCGTCATTGACCGTCTGATTCGTCGGGATGGTCTCGAAGAGCGCTTGACCGACTCACTCACCACTTGCCTGCGCCGCAGCGAGGGCATTGCCATTATCGACCTACTGAACCGCGAGGACAATCAGCCAGCAACAGCCCAACCCATGGCAGCTGAGGCTGGCGGGGGTTATGGCAAAGGCGAGCTGAGTTTGGTAGCGGATCCAGACACTACTCAAGAACTGGTTTTCTCTGAAAACTTTGCCTGTCCAGTCCACGGCGCTGTGATGGAAGAACTGTCGCCGCGCCTGTTCTCCTTTAATTCACCCTACGGCGCCTGTCCTGCTTGTCATGGGCTCGGTTTTCTGCGCACCTTTTCAGCAGAGCTGGTCATTCCTGACCCTAGTTTGCCGGTGTATGCGGCCATCGCGCCTTGGTCCGACAAAGACAACACCTACTATTTCTCACTGCTTTACAGCCTCGGTCAGACGCTTCACTTCGATCTCCAGACACCCTGGGAAAAATTAAGTGCGGAGCAACGGCATACGATTCTGCACGGCAGCGAAGAGAAGATCTTTGTGGATGTCGATTCGCGCTTCCGCGAAGGCAAGGGCTATTACAAGCGCTACGAGGGCGTTCTGCCCATGCTACAGCGCCAGTATGACGACACCAGCTCCGAACTGCACAAAGCCAAACTAGAGCAGTACCTGGTTAATCAGGCTTGTGAGAGCTGCCAGGGTGCTCGCCTCAAGCCCGAGTCACTCTCGGTACGCGTGGGCCAGCACCGCATCACAGAGCTGACTGCGGTTAGCGTCGACGAATGCTTGCACCGACTCAATCATCTGGAGCTAGCGCCCCGAGCCCGGCAAATTGCCGACCAGGTGCTACGCGAAATCCGTGCCCGTCTGCAATTCTTGCTGGATGTGGGCCTGGACTATCTGACACTTGAGCGCTCGGCAATGAGCCTCTCAGGCGGAGAAGCCCAACGCATTCGCCTGGCGACCCAAATTGGCTCGGGACTGACGGGCGTGCTCTATGTCCTAGATGAACCCAGCATCGGTCTGCACCAACGGGACAACGCTCGGTTGCTGGCAACTTTATTCAAGCTCAAGTCGTTGGGCAATACCCTGATCGTGGTGGAGCACGATGAGGATACAATCCGCGCTGCCGATTATCTAGTTGATATCGGACCGGGAGCGGGGGTTCATGGGGGACGCATTGTTGCCCAGGGCAATGTCGACGCGATAGAGAACTGCCTGGAGTCGCTGACCGGTGCCTATCTTTCTGGCCGCTCCCGCATTGAAACTCCAGCAGAGCGACGACCTGGCAATGGGCGTTCGCTAGAAATCGTTGATGCTCACCGCAATAATCTCAAAAACATCACAGTTGAGATCCCGCTAGGCAAGCTGGTCTCGATCACGGGCGTCTCAGGCTCCGGTAAATCAACCCTGGTCAATGAGATTTTGCTGCCCTACCTAGACCATCATCTGGGGCGCAAGATTCCTAAACCGACCGAGGTCAAACAGATCAATGGCCTCAAGGCGCTGGACAAGGTGATCGTGATTGACCAGTCACCGATTGGCCGCACACCCCGCTCCAATGCCGCCACCTACACTGGCGCTTTCGACGCCATCCGCGACACGCTCACCCTGACAACAGAGGCTAAGGCGCGCGGTTACAAGCCCGGCCAGTTCTCCTTCAACGTCAAAGGCGGACGCTGTGAGGCTTGTGGCGGACAGGGCGTAAACGTGATCGAGATGAATTTCCTGCCCGATGTCTATGTGCAGTGCGAAGTCTGCAAAGGCAGCCGTTACAACCGCGAAACGCTCCAGGTTAAATACAAAGGCAAAAATATTGCTGACATCCTGGACATGACCATCGAAGAAGCCTGTGACTTCTTCCAGAACATCCCCAAAGCCGCTAGCAAACTGGAAACCCTGGTCGATGTCGGCTTAGGCTACATCCGGCTAGGACAATCAGCACCAACCCTCTCCGGAGGTGAGGCTCAACGGGTGAAATTGGCAACAGAGCTGTCACGCCGCGCCACCGGCAAGACCCTCTACCTGATCGACGAACCGACAACGGGCTTGAGCTTCTATGACGTCCACAAGCTCCTAGACGTCCTGCAACGGCTGGTGGACCGGGGCAATACCGTGCTGGTGATTGAGCACAACCTGGACGTGATTCGCTGCTGTGACTGGCTGATTGACCTGGGGCCAGAGGGCGGCAACCGGGGCGGCGAAGTCATTGCCGTCGGGACACCTGAGCAGGTGGCCGAAGTTCCCCAGTCCTATACGGGGCAGTATCTCAAGCAAGTTTTGAAGCGTTACCCACCGACTCAGTCGCCTCAGTAA
- a CDS encoding pentapeptide repeat-containing protein: MPQDFSGQNLQGRCFKGQDLTGANFERADLRGTDFSGAILAEANFRQAKAGLPNSWRVGLVGVLLGLCTLGGYGWAELFLLTQRSEAAVQAASAVIVGLLLVYGLACLLRPPLRSGLGWLLAAGLAGGSAGAGAGALAGLGINALVGAAIGAGLLAAGRSWELAAVWLGAGTGAWALKEATLGSATWAGLAVLAVTVARLRLGKPGRKLGWALALMLPLALGMGALRSWMFAGKAVLSGAGALDWALAGAWAGAVGGIVAAIGTVVLAMLVAAAVAVSGSAGEVVAWAWAGAWVGAVAQASLGAGGTIGPLALLLTLGAFALGSVVSRAEVFTLSGAGAGAVAGVAAAARLRALARNAGIGSEAWSRAGGWATVGWLVLLAGVELSRQALAGQAELGWLRRWALMVAMAKGTSFQGADLTGVDFSAACLPNTDFRQATLAEINWTAAQNLEQAQFTEATESVGNASKLA; the protein is encoded by the coding sequence ATGCCCCAAGATTTCTCGGGACAGAATCTCCAGGGTCGCTGCTTTAAAGGCCAGGATTTGACCGGTGCAAACTTTGAGAGAGCTGATCTCCGAGGCACAGATTTCAGCGGGGCAATCCTAGCGGAGGCCAATTTTAGGCAAGCCAAGGCTGGTCTCCCTAACTCCTGGCGAGTTGGCCTGGTGGGAGTTTTGTTAGGGCTCTGTACGCTAGGGGGATATGGCTGGGCCGAGCTGTTTTTGCTCACCCAACGCAGCGAAGCCGCAGTCCAGGCGGCAAGTGCTGTCATCGTCGGGTTGCTGCTGGTTTACGGCCTAGCCTGCCTGCTTCGTCCGCCTCTGCGCTCTGGCTTGGGCTGGCTACTGGCTGCTGGTTTAGCAGGTGGTAGTGCTGGGGCTGGGGCTGGCGCTTTGGCCGGGCTCGGCATCAATGCCCTAGTGGGGGCGGCAATCGGTGCTGGGCTCTTGGCTGCCGGACGAAGCTGGGAATTGGCAGCTGTCTGGCTAGGCGCTGGCACCGGTGCCTGGGCTCTAAAGGAAGCCACGCTGGGGTCAGCAACTTGGGCGGGACTGGCTGTTTTGGCGGTGACTGTAGCTAGGTTAAGACTGGGCAAGCCGGGACGAAAGCTAGGCTGGGCCTTAGCGCTGATGCTGCCACTGGCTTTAGGTATGGGAGCGCTGCGGAGCTGGATGTTCGCAGGCAAGGCGGTGCTTTCTGGGGCAGGCGCTCTGGACTGGGCCTTAGCCGGTGCCTGGGCTGGTGCTGTTGGTGGCATTGTCGCAGCAATTGGCACAGTGGTGCTGGCAATGCTAGTAGCCGCAGCTGTCGCAGTGTCAGGCAGTGCCGGAGAAGTAGTGGCTTGGGCTTGGGCAGGGGCTTGGGTGGGAGCCGTGGCCCAAGCCAGTCTGGGAGCGGGGGGCACCATCGGTCCACTGGCCCTTCTGCTGACTCTAGGCGCGTTTGCGTTGGGCAGCGTAGTGAGCCGGGCTGAGGTATTCACTCTGTCTGGGGCAGGGGCTGGAGCGGTCGCCGGTGTGGCTGCTGCCGCCCGCCTCAGAGCCCTAGCCCGCAATGCTGGCATCGGTTCTGAAGCCTGGTCTAGAGCGGGTGGTTGGGCAACGGTCGGTTGGTTAGTCTTGCTGGCTGGCGTGGAGCTGAGCCGCCAAGCTCTGGCGGGACAGGCTGAGCTGGGCTGGCTACGGCGATGGGCTTTGATGGTTGCGATGGCTAAAGGCACCAGTTTTCAAGGAGCTGACTTAACCGGGGTTGATTTCAGTGCTGCTTGCCTGCCCAACACTGATTTCAGGCAGGCAACCTTAGCCGAGATCAACTGGACAGCAGCCCAAAACCTGGAGCAAGCTCAATTTACTGAGGCGACTGAGTCGGTGGGTAACGCTTCAAAACTTGCTTGA
- a CDS encoding alpha/beta fold hydrolase, protein MATITIRGAEHAYELTPPPESQPAWGDVALTSTSSDRPVLVFIHGWLLSRRYWQPLVECLSPYYRCLTYDLRGFGESDVGDCEAYGPASYAEDLVELLTQLNLHNAWLIGHSLGGSIALWAAELASERVAGVICMNSGGGIYLKEEFDRFRFVGQMLLRFRPRWLPWVPFIDRQFARDSVARPLERSWGRCRVTDFVVAHPAAALGTLLDSTTETEVHLLPQIVARLKQPVYFLAGQNDPIMDPQYVRHLASFHASFNDSGDNVIEIPDCGHLVMVEQTALVAEQIRELVA, encoded by the coding sequence ATGGCAACCATTACCATTCGGGGGGCAGAGCACGCTTATGAACTCACGCCCCCACCTGAGAGTCAGCCTGCTTGGGGTGATGTCGCGCTCACCTCAACCTCATCTGACCGGCCAGTCTTGGTCTTCATCCACGGTTGGCTCCTGAGCCGACGGTACTGGCAGCCGCTCGTGGAGTGTCTGTCTCCCTACTATCGTTGCCTGACCTACGACTTGCGGGGTTTCGGCGAGTCTGATGTGGGCGACTGCGAAGCCTATGGACCTGCCAGCTACGCTGAAGACTTAGTAGAACTGCTGACTCAGTTAAATCTACACAACGCCTGGTTGATTGGGCATTCTTTGGGCGGCAGTATTGCCCTGTGGGCGGCTGAGTTGGCTAGTGAACGGGTCGCAGGCGTCATTTGCATGAACTCCGGCGGCGGCATTTACCTCAAAGAGGAATTCGACCGCTTTCGTTTTGTAGGGCAAATGCTGTTGCGCTTCCGTCCGCGCTGGTTGCCCTGGGTGCCATTTATCGACCGGCAATTCGCTCGCGATAGCGTGGCGCGGCCCCTGGAGCGCTCGTGGGGTCGTTGTCGAGTGACTGATTTTGTTGTGGCTCACCCAGCTGCGGCCCTGGGTACGCTGCTCGATTCCACCACTGAAACCGAAGTGCATTTGCTGCCTCAAATTGTGGCGCGGCTGAAGCAACCGGTCTACTTCCTGGCTGGTCAAAATGACCCGATCATGGACCCCCAGTATGTCCGCCACCTGGCCAGCTTCCATGCCAGCTTTAATGACAGCGGTGACAATGTGATCGAGATTCCTGACTGTGGTCACTTAGTTATGGTGGAGCAAACTGCTCTGGTCGCTGAGCAAATTCGTGAGCTGGTTGCTTAG